In Planococcus versutus, the DNA window CAACAGCGCTTGATCCTGTAGCTTCTGCAATTTCAACTAATTTTTTGGAAATCAATGGACGAGACAAAGCAGACACTAATGGATATTTCCCTTCATATAAGGTATGAGCTTGCAATGAGATTAAGGCATATTCATCTGCAAATTCGTCTCTTGCATCAATCATATAACTTTCAACCGCTCCTACTTGAAGCGCTTTTTGTTTAATAAAATCTAAATCTTTGCCTTCCCCGATATCTAGACAAACCGCTACAACGTCGTAGCCTTCTTCTTTGAGCCATGGAATGGCTACCGATGTATCTAGTCCACCTGAATATGCGAGCACAATCTTTTTAGTCAATATAAAAACCTCCAATGTATTTTTATGCATCTTATTATATGAATATACACATAATATCATGGATATTTAACAAGTGCAAGAAATACCTTACGAAAATTTTTATAAAAAAAAAAGCAGCCGAAGCTGCTCCATTTCTTTATTCACTATCATCTCCACCAATATTGTACTCATGTGTTTCCAAATCAATTCGAACTTCATTCATTTCTCCTGTTTCCATATTACTGAATAAAAAACCAATTTCATTATCACGGACAATAGGCTGTCCCATCATAATCAAACGTGATAATTGTTCTTTATTAATAAAAGCTTCTAAAGCGTCTGATTGTGCCACAGATTCTTCATCCGTTAAAATCGTAATGGTTTCCGCTTCACCTTGCATAGGAAATGATTCTGCTAACGGCCCTTGATAGTCCATGCTAACTTTCATTCCTGTGCGGATATCACGAATAACACCTTCAGTTGTTTC includes these proteins:
- a CDS encoding DUF3221 domain-containing protein codes for the protein MNKQEKDWVTLKKWSLFLASVLLLAACSNEEAKLAEIKKADKKDDTEMAVEQKNMTEEGFITQVSGDSILVNNIYFSIPEDVKVQLSDGAETTEGVIRDIRTGMKVSMDYQGPLAESFPMQGEAETITILTDEESVAQSDALEAFINKEQLSRLIMMGQPIVRDNEIGFLFSNMETGEMNEVRIDLETHEYNIGGDDSE